A window of the Luoshenia tenuis genome harbors these coding sequences:
- the argF gene encoding ornithine carbamoyltransferase has translation MDLLKYQAQSVFSQQHLLCLQDYTPDEILQLLSLAAKLKQEQKLGIPHPILQGQTLAMIFSKPSARTRVSFEVGFHQLGGHALYISANEIGLGQRESVEDVARVFSRFVDGIMIRTFKQSDVEGLAKAGSIPVINGLTDDFHPCQVLADMLTVYEHKGQIAGLKMAFVGDGNNMAHSLMIISSKLGMDITIVCPEGYDPQEKVVAWAKANAAQSGSKVEIEHDPMKGVAGADIVYTDVWSSMGQEAETEKRRVIFAPYQVNAALMAGAKADAIFMHCLPAHRDEEVTDEVIESKQSVVFDEAENRLHAQKAVMAKLMNR, from the coding sequence ATGGATTTATTGAAATATCAGGCCCAATCGGTCTTTTCCCAGCAGCACCTGCTCTGTCTGCAGGACTATACGCCCGACGAGATCCTGCAGCTTTTAAGCCTGGCGGCCAAGCTCAAGCAGGAGCAGAAGTTAGGCATCCCCCACCCCATCTTACAGGGACAGACCCTGGCCATGATCTTTAGCAAGCCCTCGGCCCGTACCCGCGTTTCTTTTGAGGTGGGCTTCCATCAGCTGGGCGGCCACGCGCTCTACATCAGCGCAAATGAGATCGGCCTGGGCCAGCGCGAGAGCGTGGAGGACGTGGCGCGCGTCTTTTCCCGCTTTGTGGACGGCATCATGATCCGTACCTTTAAGCAAAGCGACGTGGAGGGGTTGGCCAAGGCGGGCTCCATCCCCGTCATCAACGGCCTGACGGACGACTTCCACCCCTGCCAGGTGCTGGCGGATATGCTGACCGTTTATGAACACAAGGGACAGATCGCCGGGCTGAAGATGGCCTTTGTGGGCGACGGCAACAACATGGCCCACAGCCTGATGATTATATCCAGCAAGCTGGGTATGGATATCACCATCGTCTGCCCCGAAGGCTATGACCCGCAGGAAAAGGTCGTAGCCTGGGCCAAGGCAAATGCCGCCCAGTCCGGCAGCAAGGTGGAGATCGAGCACGACCCCATGAAGGGTGTCGCCGGGGCCGATATCGTCTATACCGACGTCTGGTCCAGCATGGGCCAGGAGGCGGAGACCGAAAAGCGCCGCGTGATCTTTGCGCCCTATCAGGTGAACGCCGCCCTCATGGCCGGCGCCAAGGCGGACGCCATCTTCATGCACTGCCTGCCCGCCCACCGGGATGAAGAGGTGACCGACGAAGTGATCGAAAGCAAACAGTCTGTGGTATTTGACGAGGCGGAAAACCGCCTGCACGCGCAAAAGGCCGTTATGGCTAAGTTGATGAATCGTTAG
- a CDS encoding aspartate aminotransferase family protein, with amino-acid sequence MTVEQIKALDEQYYMHTFGARFPVSFTHGEGCTLYDTNGKAYTDFLAGIATNAFGYANPAIVKTISEQAAKLTHCSSLFYIEPQAKLAQLLVENSCADRAFFANSGAEANEGAIKLARRFFSSKGIDRYEIITMQNSFHGRTLATLAATGQEKYQKPFRPMPAGFVHAEYNDLADVKAKITDKTAAIMCETVQGEGGVMPATPEFLQGLRQICDANGILLIFDEVQTGLGRTGTLFGYQVSGVEPDIFTLAKALGGGLPMGAVLAKEPAASAFQPGDHGTTMGGNPLCCATAITVVQMLLDGQVEKGAQAGAYFNQKLEELKGLFSFIKDVRGQGLMLGMELDAAVPGKEIVAKALEKGFIINCAGHNTLRFVPPLIITQADIDALCDVLSAIFKDI; translated from the coding sequence ATGACGGTAGAGCAGATCAAAGCCCTGGATGAACAGTATTATATGCACACCTTCGGCGCGCGCTTCCCGGTCTCTTTTACCCACGGGGAGGGCTGCACGCTGTACGATACCAACGGCAAGGCCTACACCGACTTTTTAGCCGGAATCGCCACCAATGCCTTTGGCTACGCCAACCCGGCCATCGTTAAGACCATAAGCGAGCAGGCGGCCAAGCTGACCCACTGCTCCAGCCTATTCTATATCGAGCCCCAGGCCAAGCTGGCCCAGCTGCTGGTGGAAAACAGCTGTGCCGACCGGGCGTTCTTCGCCAATTCCGGTGCGGAGGCCAACGAGGGCGCCATCAAGCTGGCGCGGCGCTTCTTCTCCTCCAAGGGGATCGACCGCTATGAGATCATCACCATGCAAAACTCCTTCCACGGGCGCACGCTGGCCACGCTGGCGGCTACCGGGCAGGAGAAATATCAAAAGCCCTTCCGCCCCATGCCGGCGGGCTTTGTACACGCGGAATATAACGATTTGGCGGATGTAAAGGCCAAGATCACCGATAAGACCGCTGCCATAATGTGCGAGACCGTGCAGGGCGAGGGCGGCGTCATGCCCGCGACCCCAGAATTTTTACAGGGCCTGCGCCAGATATGCGATGCAAACGGCATCCTGCTGATCTTTGACGAGGTGCAGACCGGCCTTGGACGCACCGGCACCCTGTTTGGCTACCAGGTCAGCGGCGTGGAGCCGGATATCTTTACCCTGGCCAAAGCTCTGGGCGGCGGGCTGCCCATGGGCGCGGTGCTGGCCAAAGAGCCTGCGGCCTCCGCCTTCCAGCCTGGCGACCACGGCACGACCATGGGTGGCAACCCGCTGTGCTGCGCCACGGCTATCACCGTCGTCCAGATGCTGCTGGACGGCCAGGTGGAAAAGGGCGCGCAGGCGGGCGCGTATTTCAATCAAAAGCTGGAAGAGCTGAAAGGCCTGTTCAGCTTCATTAAAGATGTGCGCGGGCAGGGCCTGATGCTGGGCATGGAGCTGGATGCTGCCGTGCCCGGCAAAGAAATCGTCGCCAAGGCGCTGGAAAAGGGCTTTATCATCAACTGCGCCGGGCACAACACGCTGCGCTTTGTACCGCCGCTGATCATTACGCAAGCGGATATCGACGCGCTGTGCGACGTACTGTCGGCCATCTTTAAAGACATCTAA
- the argC gene encoding N-acetyl-gamma-glutamyl-phosphate reductase: MIRVGIIGATGYAGIELVRLLTQHPQVELAHLVSHSYVGQDVAGIYKNFKGILAKDLEDMDLDVLAGECDVVFTSLPHATSSEVIPKLVAAGVKVIDLSADYRYNSAAVYEAWYGVPHPDPALLAQSVYGLPELHRDEIKGAQLVGNPGCYTTCSILGLYPLLQAGLVSPENIIVDAKSGVTGAGRNPSANTHFCEVDESMKAYNVARHRHTSEIEQELSLAAGQEVLISFTPHLIPMKRGILSTMYANLTGAYSHADLMAAYEKAYGDESFIVLHEEGSLPEVKFVNGSNYCHIGFVVDQRLKRVVVVSAIDNLVKGAAGQAVQNMNLLFGLPENTALSAPGWYL, from the coding sequence ATGATACGGGTTGGCATTATCGGCGCTACGGGCTATGCGGGCATCGAGCTCGTTCGGCTTTTGACCCAGCACCCCCAAGTAGAGCTTGCGCATTTGGTTTCCCACAGCTACGTCGGTCAGGATGTGGCGGGGATCTATAAAAATTTCAAAGGCATCCTTGCAAAGGATTTAGAGGATATGGATCTGGACGTTCTGGCCGGGGAATGCGACGTGGTATTCACCTCCCTTCCCCACGCCACCTCCAGCGAGGTGATCCCCAAGCTGGTGGCCGCGGGGGTGAAGGTGATCGACCTGAGCGCAGATTACCGGTATAATTCCGCCGCGGTTTATGAGGCCTGGTATGGCGTGCCCCATCCCGATCCGGCGCTGCTGGCCCAATCGGTCTACGGCCTGCCGGAGCTGCACAGGGACGAAATTAAGGGCGCGCAGCTGGTGGGCAACCCCGGCTGTTATACCACCTGCTCGATCCTTGGGCTATACCCGCTGTTGCAGGCGGGCCTGGTCTCCCCGGAGAATATTATTGTAGACGCCAAAAGCGGCGTGACCGGCGCGGGCCGCAACCCCAGCGCCAACACCCACTTTTGCGAGGTGGATGAGAGCATGAAGGCCTATAACGTGGCCCGGCACCGCCACACCTCTGAGATCGAACAGGAGCTCTCCCTGGCCGCCGGGCAGGAGGTGCTGATCTCCTTTACCCCTCACCTGATCCCCATGAAGCGGGGGATCCTCTCGACGATGTACGCCAACCTGACCGGAGCTTACAGCCATGCGGACCTGATGGCCGCCTACGAAAAGGCTTATGGCGATGAGTCTTTTATCGTACTGCACGAGGAAGGCAGCCTGCCGGAGGTCAAGTTCGTTAACGGCTCCAACTACTGCCACATCGGCTTTGTGGTGGACCAACGCTTAAAGCGCGTGGTGGTGGTCAGCGCGATCGACAATCTGGTAAAAGGCGCGGCCGGCCAGGCCGTGCAGAATATGAACCTGCTATTCGGCCTGCCGGAGAACACGGCGCTCTCCGCCCCGGGCTGGTATCTCTAA
- a CDS encoding efflux RND transporter periplasmic adaptor subunit, producing MVKRKAASAALVLTTGIICALIFSKPAADAHLQHTALSSMGDIEATLLLSGTIEAQQVYAASFPVSGCVSQIDVQEGAKVKPGDMLMRLDDTLIKDQISMVEAEQEAQKLKMQLSAKDWEILEQNALSVFDGMNAKDLARMNDALSDLTQAVGDEEAQSVWQGIDESFSSATQSSAAQSIQQLQLLELKRRTMLKQQEQYALKSTITGTVSHIQSLPGSYVIPGQTVVTVTSDARVARVTALQNNVSRLRLGQEASIYIAESGETLTTTVARVQSAVSAQSGATAQMVVEFDLDEMRSKGYLEGTAVKATVVLDRRENVVKVPLECLYEREGESFVCVVQADGSRHWVKIETGLQDDFYIEVISGLAPGEHLVLYPDENGQANIPAGRLSQ from the coding sequence ATGGTCAAAAGAAAGGCTGCATCGGCCGCCCTGGTCTTAACGACGGGGATCATTTGTGCATTGATCTTTTCAAAACCGGCTGCGGATGCGCATTTGCAGCATACAGCCCTTTCTTCGATGGGGGATATTGAGGCTACCTTGCTTTTGAGCGGAACCATAGAGGCCCAGCAGGTCTATGCCGCCAGCTTCCCGGTAAGTGGCTGCGTATCGCAGATCGATGTTCAGGAGGGGGCCAAGGTCAAGCCGGGCGATATGCTGATGCGCCTGGACGATACGCTGATCAAGGATCAGATCAGCATGGTGGAGGCGGAGCAGGAGGCGCAAAAGCTCAAGATGCAGCTTTCGGCAAAGGATTGGGAAATATTGGAGCAAAACGCTCTTTCGGTATTCGACGGGATGAACGCCAAAGACTTGGCGCGCATGAATGACGCCTTGTCCGATTTGACGCAGGCGGTAGGGGATGAGGAGGCCCAATCCGTTTGGCAGGGGATAGACGAAAGCTTTTCGTCTGCTACGCAGTCCAGCGCGGCCCAGTCCATCCAGCAGCTGCAACTGCTGGAACTCAAACGCCGTACCATGCTCAAGCAGCAGGAGCAGTATGCGCTTAAAAGTACCATTACCGGCACGGTATCCCATATCCAGTCCCTGCCCGGCAGTTATGTGATCCCCGGCCAAACGGTTGTGACCGTGACTTCGGACGCCCGGGTCGCGCGGGTAACGGCTCTACAAAATAATGTCAGCCGTCTGCGCCTTGGACAGGAAGCTTCAATATATATAGCGGAAAGCGGAGAAACGCTGACGACCACCGTAGCCCGCGTGCAGTCGGCTGTTTCGGCCCAAAGCGGGGCTACGGCACAGATGGTAGTGGAGTTCGACCTGGATGAAATGCGCAGCAAGGGCTATCTGGAGGGCACCGCAGTCAAGGCCACCGTGGTGTTGGACCGGCGGGAAAACGTGGTCAAAGTGCCGCTGGAATGTCTTTATGAGCGAGAAGGCGAAAGCTTTGTTTGCGTGGTACAGGCGGATGGGAGCCGGCACTGGGTCAAAATCGAGACCGGGCTGCAGGATGATTTTTATATCGAGGTCATAAGCGGTCTGGCGCCGGGCGAACATCTGGTGCTGTATCCGGATGAAAATGGACAGGCCAACATCCCGGCAGGGAGGCTGAGCCAATGA
- a CDS encoding ABC transporter ATP-binding protein, producing MIELTNVCKTYTDCSGGIEVLKDINLKVAPGEFIAIMGPSGSGKSTLMNILGCLDHADSGTYRLDGCLTTELSDEKMALVRRDRIGFIFQSFFLLPKLTAVDNVALPLMYRGVPQAKRREAAYAMLRRMGLAQRAHHRPDQLSGGQRQRVACARALINSPKLVLADEPTGNLDSRAGSEIMEILQNFSQSGVSVVLITHESEIARYADRQYILRDGRLQPSPSEGVRA from the coding sequence ATGATCGAGCTTACAAATGTGTGCAAAACTTATACCGATTGCAGCGGCGGCATCGAGGTGCTTAAGGATATCAACCTGAAGGTGGCGCCGGGGGAGTTCATCGCCATCATGGGTCCCTCCGGGTCGGGCAAGTCCACGCTGATGAATATTCTGGGGTGCTTGGACCATGCCGACAGCGGGACTTACCGCCTGGATGGATGTTTGACCACGGAGCTGAGCGACGAGAAAATGGCGCTTGTGCGGCGCGACCGGATCGGCTTTATCTTCCAATCCTTTTTTTTGCTGCCTAAACTTACCGCCGTAGATAATGTAGCGTTGCCGCTGATGTACCGGGGCGTGCCCCAGGCCAAGCGCAGGGAGGCCGCTTATGCAATGCTGCGCCGCATGGGCCTTGCCCAGCGCGCCCATCACCGGCCCGATCAGCTATCCGGGGGGCAGCGCCAGCGGGTGGCCTGCGCCCGCGCGCTGATCAACAGCCCCAAACTGGTATTGGCAGATGAGCCTACGGGCAATCTGGATAGCCGCGCCGGCAGCGAGATCATGGAGATTTTACAGAATTTTAGTCAAAGCGGGGTCTCGGTGGTGCTGATCACCCATGAGTCGGAGATCGCCCGCTATGCGGATCGGCAATATATTCTGCGGGATGGAAGGTTACAGCCTTCCCCAAGCGAGGGGGTAAGGGCATGA
- a CDS encoding ABC transporter permease: MNKADYLRMAFFNIKSNPVRTLLTMLGIIIGTACLIAVYALGRGGEWRIRDELQKFGIQRVWVYSCIDQNDQAPALTMEDASYLEQTLKGVESVQPTAYLQAGLKGVVGNAQVQLRGCTWGIEQEEGFKLLSGRTLSFRDAQEARSVIVLPQAVARQLFGEQQAVGQSVGISGIEFRVIGVLQDDSALGSGSTARCMIPLTTMQRYLGRTTIDEIALTLDSGDAVEPVAQVAQQLLDQRYQGQGYFRTVTLSKETQLASNIVLVFLLIIASVAALSLLVGGIGVMNIMLVTVRERRQEIGVRKALGATRRQILAQFLLESVLIALGGGLGGMLLGTGLTLIAASAIGLPVMLDGTVYLAAAGFSAIVGVFFGTYPARQAARLEPIAALRQG, encoded by the coding sequence ATGAATAAGGCGGACTATCTTCGGATGGCCTTTTTTAATATCAAAAGCAACCCGGTAAGGACGCTGCTGACCATGCTGGGCATCATCATCGGCACCGCCTGCCTGATCGCCGTGTACGCGCTGGGCCGGGGCGGAGAATGGCGCATCCGGGATGAGCTACAAAAATTTGGCATTCAGAGGGTTTGGGTCTACAGCTGCATCGACCAGAACGATCAGGCGCCGGCGCTGACGATGGAAGACGCCAGTTATCTGGAGCAGACCCTTAAAGGCGTGGAGAGCGTGCAGCCCACAGCCTACCTGCAGGCCGGCCTCAAGGGCGTGGTGGGAAACGCCCAGGTACAGCTAAGGGGCTGCACCTGGGGGATCGAGCAGGAGGAGGGGTTTAAGCTGCTCTCCGGCCGCACGCTCTCTTTCCGGGATGCACAGGAGGCGCGAAGCGTGATCGTGCTGCCTCAGGCGGTAGCCCGGCAGCTCTTTGGCGAACAGCAGGCCGTGGGCCAAAGCGTGGGCATCAGCGGGATCGAATTTCGGGTGATCGGCGTGCTGCAGGATGACAGCGCCCTGGGCAGCGGCAGCACAGCACGCTGCATGATCCCGCTGACCACCATGCAGCGCTACCTTGGGCGCACCACCATCGACGAGATCGCCCTGACGCTGGACAGCGGGGACGCGGTAGAACCGGTTGCCCAGGTAGCCCAGCAGCTGCTGGACCAAAGGTACCAGGGCCAGGGATATTTCAGAACCGTCACCCTATCTAAGGAGACCCAGCTGGCCAGCAATATCGTGCTGGTATTTTTGCTGATCATCGCCAGCGTTGCGGCGCTCTCGCTGCTGGTGGGCGGCATCGGGGTCATGAATATCATGCTGGTCACCGTGCGGGAGCGCCGCCAGGAGATCGGCGTGCGCAAGGCACTTGGCGCAACGCGCCGGCAGATTTTGGCGCAGTTTTTGCTGGAGTCGGTGCTGATCGCCTTGGGCGGGGGCCTTGGCGGCATGCTGCTGGGTACGGGGCTGACGCTGATCGCCGCGTCGGCCATCGGCTTACCCGTGATGCTGGATGGAACGGTCTACCTGGCTGCCGCAGGCTTTTCGGCCATCGTGGGCGTCTTTTTTGGCACCTACCCAGCCCGGCAGGCCGCAAGGCTGGAGCCCATCGCCGCGCTGCGTCAGGGCTGA
- the argB gene encoding acetylglutamate kinase, with translation MENYDNLIHKANILTEALPYIQRLAGKTVVIKYGGNAMTDEKLITTILQDIALLKCVGVNPVVVHGGGPEINRLLGKLEIESKFHNGLRITDGATMEVVQMVLTGKINKDITAQLNCLGVKAIGLCGKDANLIEVVKKPASDGVDLGYVGQITGINQKLLHMLTQDEFIPVIAPVGVGPDGESYNINADTAAAEIAAALQAEKLIFLTDIDGIRLDPQDPESLISVITVERINELIADGTISGGMIPKVQGCIRSIELGVNRTHILNGTIPHPVLLEIFTDKGIGTMVVRA, from the coding sequence ATGGAAAACTACGATAATCTGATCCACAAGGCCAATATCCTGACCGAGGCACTGCCCTATATCCAGCGCCTGGCCGGGAAGACCGTGGTCATCAAATACGGCGGCAACGCCATGACGGATGAAAAGCTGATCACCACCATTTTGCAGGATATCGCCCTGCTCAAATGCGTAGGCGTCAACCCCGTGGTGGTACACGGCGGCGGCCCCGAGATCAACAGACTGCTGGGCAAGCTGGAGATCGAGAGCAAATTCCACAACGGGCTGCGCATCACCGACGGGGCCACCATGGAGGTGGTGCAGATGGTGCTCACCGGCAAGATCAATAAAGACATCACCGCCCAGCTCAACTGCCTGGGCGTCAAGGCCATCGGCCTTTGCGGCAAGGACGCCAACCTGATCGAGGTGGTAAAAAAGCCGGCCTCAGACGGCGTAGACTTAGGCTATGTGGGGCAGATCACCGGCATCAATCAAAAACTGCTGCACATGCTGACCCAGGATGAGTTTATCCCCGTGATCGCGCCGGTGGGCGTAGGGCCGGACGGGGAGAGCTACAACATCAACGCCGATACGGCCGCCGCGGAGATCGCCGCGGCGCTGCAGGCGGAAAAGCTGATCTTCCTGACGGACATCGACGGCATCCGTCTGGACCCGCAGGATCCCGAATCCCTGATCTCCGTGATCACGGTCGAGCGCATCAACGAACTGATCGCCGACGGCACCATCTCCGGCGGGATGATCCCCAAGGTGCAGGGCTGCATCCGCTCCATCGAGCTGGGCGTAAACCGCACCCATATTCTCAACGGCACGATCCCCCACCCGGTGCTGCTGGAGATCTTTACGGACAAAGGTATCGGCACCATGGTGGTGCGCGCCTAA
- a CDS encoding GNAT family N-acetyltransferase — translation MSRLHHHYDDLIEIRYATPEDAEDIHEITHDAFEIYAQSLGQPDKVAALKETPEDVVRDIGKKHVIIGTFVSKPAGSIRFDILPGNIAYISRFGVRPEFQKYGMGKALIQFVHARCRELGLNAIVLHTGAKVFQLVRFYYGMGYYVHSTTTDRGYIRAFLVHELQPEYDLSAAIEK, via the coding sequence ATGTCAAGGCTGCACCATCATTATGATGATCTGATCGAGATCCGCTACGCCACGCCGGAGGACGCCGAGGATATCCACGAGATCACCCACGACGCCTTTGAGATCTATGCCCAAAGCCTGGGCCAGCCGGATAAGGTAGCCGCATTGAAGGAGACGCCCGAGGACGTCGTGCGCGACATCGGGAAAAAGCATGTGATCATCGGCACGTTCGTATCCAAGCCGGCCGGTTCTATCCGCTTTGATATCCTGCCGGGCAATATCGCCTACATCAGCCGTTTTGGGGTGCGCCCCGAGTTTCAGAAATACGGCATGGGTAAGGCGCTGATCCAGTTCGTACACGCCCGCTGCCGGGAGTTGGGGCTCAATGCCATCGTGCTGCATACCGGCGCAAAGGTGTTCCAGCTGGTGCGCTTCTACTACGGCATGGGTTATTACGTCCACTCCACCACTACCGACCGGGGTTATATCCGCGCGTTTCTGGTACACGAGCTGCAGCCCGAATACGATTTGAGCGCAGCGATAGAGAAATAA